A portion of the Oncorhynchus clarkii lewisi isolate Uvic-CL-2024 chromosome 27, UVic_Ocla_1.0, whole genome shotgun sequence genome contains these proteins:
- the LOC139386120 gene encoding G-protein coupled receptor 4-like translates to MEKQMDKTNFTCVTISQSPISDFLMGIYILAFILGLAFNLLTLGPIVQQVRSQNVLGVFLLNLSLSDILYILTMPLWINYYHQDHHWSLGSLSCSVAGFFYYSNMYLSIYLLCCISVDRCLAVTYPLRTKAFRSIRYAWVLCLVVCVAVMSAHGLVLFKDNLQDAHDDTQDRCYETYPMPKPVALFNLLRVGIGFLLPLLVLGLCYWRILGQVKQSEGLGEQIKRKVRLLSFGVMGIFSVCFAPYHLLLLTRSLAYYYMGRERYCEFEEIMHFPFSCTLALSSLNSVVDPVLYVLISNGVREDMRLCCCGNRKSQRERDSSVIAVTWKTHTNMI, encoded by the coding sequence ATGGAGAAACAGATGGATAAAACAAACTTTACTTGCGTGACAATCTCTCAAAGCCCTATCAGTGACTTCCTGATGGGCATCTACATCCTGGCCTTTATCCTGGGCTTGGCCTTTAACCTCTTGACCCTTGGCCCCATCGTCCAGCAGGTCCGCAGCCAGAACGTCCTTGGGGTATTCCTGctcaacctgtccctgtctgacATACTCTATATCCTCACCATGCCTCTCTGGATCAACTACTACCACCAGGACCACCACTGGAGCCTGGGCAGCCTGTCCTGCAGCGTGGCCGGCTTCTTCTACTACTCCAACATGTACCTTAGCATCTACCTGCTGTGCTGCATCTCTGTGGACCGCTGCCTGGCCGTCACCTACCCCCTGAGGACCAAGGCCTTCCGCAGCATACGCTACGCCTGGGTGCTGTGTCTGGTTGTGTGCGTGGCTGTCATGTCCGCACACGGCCTGGTGCTGTTCAAGGACAACCTGCAGGACGCCCACGACGACACGCAGGACCGCTGCTACGAGACCTACCCCATGCCAAAGCCCGTGGCCCTGTTCAACCTGCTGCGGGTGGGCATCGGCTTCCTGCTGCCCCTGCTGGTGCTGGGGCTGTGTTACTGGAGAATCCTGGGCCAGGTGAAGCAGAGCGAGGGGCTGGGGGAGCAGATTAAGAGGAAGGTACGGCTGCTCTCCTTCGGGGTGATGGGGATATTCTCTGTGTGCTTCGCCCcctaccatctcctcctgctgaCCCGTTCCCTGGCCTACTACTATATGGGCAGAGAGAGGTACTGTGAGTTTGAGGAGATCATGCACTTCCCCTTCTCGTGCACGCTGGCCCTGTCCAGCCTGAACAGTGTGGTGGACCCAGTGCTGTATGTGCTGATCAGTAATGGGGTGAGGGAGGACATGAGACTGTGCTGCTGTGGGAATAGAAAGAGtcaaagggagagagacagttccGTCATCGCAGTAACATGGAAGACACATACAAACATGATCTGA